A single Actinomycetota bacterium DNA region contains:
- a CDS encoding DUF6531 domain-containing protein — MTFEGCAPPSGCTYDGGAIEVVNTSGAAVTVNSLTATFSTCTFNIWPANVSLPAGGTLIYTQTISGPSGGCQTNGSFDTSDVGPNGSTWSSCTNSGVIPLVNITVNNTAESFTDSAQVLNTGGIDVANCPLNSNESKPWTQVNGSLTPAVINGGGNVSAPQILTCNQGGYPVNCATGDFWHTFDELSVPGRGPALDFSLTYNSLSAAQASPLGFGWTFTYGMGLSIDPNTGNATVYQENGSIVPFTSSGGSYQAPAYAAVTLVHNGDGTYTFTRRHGGLQFRFSSAGQLLSITDRNGYATTLTYNGSGQLTTVTDPAGRRLNISYGTNGKISQVSDPLRQVGYLYDPSGNLATITAVDGGLTTFGYDPNHLLLTMTDPKGGKVTNTYNASAQVTAQTDAMNRTTNFTYSGGTTTITDPGGNITREQFSNGEPVAITDGYGTSAEATWTYHYDPNSLALLSSIDPNNHTATYQADVDGDPTSRTDAIGRTTSVAYNSFDEPTAAVDAKGVTTTMTYNSAGNLLTRSTPLVGSSPAQVQTVTYTYGDSSHPGDITSMTDADNQVWLYTYEAPWVR, encoded by the coding sequence GTGACTTTCGAAGGGTGCGCTCCCCCTTCAGGCTGCACCTATGACGGTGGCGCCATCGAGGTGGTGAACACGTCCGGCGCGGCGGTGACCGTCAACTCCTTGACCGCTACGTTCTCGACGTGCACCTTCAACATCTGGCCCGCCAACGTGTCCTTGCCGGCCGGAGGCACGCTCATCTACACCCAGACCATCAGCGGGCCCAGTGGCGGGTGCCAGACCAACGGGAGCTTCGACACGTCCGACGTCGGGCCCAACGGCTCGACCTGGTCCAGCTGTACGAACTCCGGGGTCATTCCCCTGGTGAACATCACGGTGAATAACACCGCCGAAAGCTTCACCGACTCCGCACAAGTGCTGAACACGGGCGGCATCGACGTGGCCAACTGCCCGCTCAACAGCAACGAGTCAAAGCCGTGGACACAGGTCAACGGTTCTTTGACGCCAGCGGTGATCAACGGTGGCGGAAACGTCTCAGCGCCCCAGATCCTGACGTGCAACCAGGGCGGCTACCCCGTGAATTGTGCCACCGGTGATTTCTGGCACACCTTCGACGAGCTGTCCGTTCCCGGCCGAGGGCCGGCCCTGGATTTCTCGCTGACCTACAACTCGCTGTCGGCTGCCCAGGCGTCTCCCCTGGGCTTCGGCTGGACGTTCACCTATGGGATGGGTCTCTCCATCGACCCCAACACCGGCAATGCGACCGTCTACCAGGAGAACGGGTCAATCGTGCCGTTCACCTCCTCGGGTGGCTCGTACCAGGCACCAGCCTATGCGGCGGTGACACTCGTCCACAACGGGGATGGCACCTACACCTTCACCCGCCGCCATGGTGGGCTGCAGTTCCGCTTCTCCTCGGCTGGTCAGCTCCTCTCGATCACCGACCGCAATGGGTATGCCACGACGCTCACCTACAACGGGTCGGGGCAACTTACCACCGTCACCGATCCGGCCGGCCGGCGGTTGAACATCAGTTACGGGACCAACGGCAAGATCTCCCAGGTCTCAGACCCCCTTCGCCAGGTCGGCTACCTCTACGATCCGTCGGGCAATCTGGCCACGATCACGGCGGTCGACGGGGGGCTCACCACCTTCGGCTACGACCCGAACCACCTGCTGTTGACCATGACAGATCCAAAGGGCGGGAAGGTCACCAATACCTACAACGCCTCGGCCCAGGTCACCGCTCAGACCGACGCTATGAACCGGACCACGAATTTCACCTATTCGGGCGGCACGACGACCATCACCGATCCTGGCGGCAACATAACCCGCGAGCAGTTCTCCAATGGGGAGCCCGTCGCCATCACCGACGGGTACGGGACCTCAGCCGAGGCCACGTGGACCTATCACTACGATCCCAACTCGTTAGCCCTGTTGAGCTCCATCGATCCCAACAACCACACGGCGACATACCAGGCCGATGTCGACGGGGACCCGACGAGCCGAACCGACGCCATAGGGCGAACGACGTCCGTCGCGTACAACAGCTTCGACGAGCCCACGGCAGCGGTCGACGCCAAGGGGGTGACGACCACGATGACCTACAACAGCGCGGGAAACCTGCTCACGCGCTCGACACCGCTGGTCGGCTCCAGTCCTGCCCAGGTGCAGACCGTTACCTACACCTACGGGGACAGCTCGCACCCGGGCGACATCACCTCGATGACCGACGCCGACAACCAGGTGTGGCTCTACACCTATGAAGCGCCCTGGGTTCGGTAG
- a CDS encoding tyrosine-type recombinase/integrase — MGSTWRVPGAAPGLLLDASASLLRPEDQVLSAMVDGWRDQQLARNLNRSTIEDRLSSLARFQRFTNEYPWQWRPQDVEQFTAHLRSGARPVARTTVRSYQAAIRQFLDYATDPRYQWNDVCLRLFGTHPAQICFEWNMAVHSVEQEGRPEGRSLTRVELQRLFDFADDQVAAARQAGNKAWLPLLRDAATFKVAYAWGLRRREVVMLDVQDFGTNPHASEFGDRGVVYVRWGKANKGSAPKRRSVLTVFPWSVRVVNEWLGTYRDLFDTAAQSSALWPSERSARVGIMPVGARFAEWRDAVGLPEQLGMHCLRHSYVTHLIEDGRDPLFVQQQVGHSYASTTALYTSVSSDFRTRTVRSILDGTVTRALADGAGEGS; from the coding sequence ATGGGTTCGACATGGAGAGTTCCGGGGGCCGCTCCCGGCCTGTTGCTGGATGCGTCGGCCTCCCTGCTTCGGCCCGAGGACCAGGTCCTGTCCGCGATGGTGGACGGCTGGCGGGACCAGCAACTGGCTCGCAATCTGAATCGCTCCACGATCGAAGACCGCCTCTCCTCGCTGGCGCGCTTTCAGCGCTTCACCAACGAGTACCCGTGGCAGTGGCGTCCGCAGGACGTGGAACAGTTCACCGCTCACCTGCGCAGCGGGGCTCGGCCGGTCGCCAGGACCACCGTGCGCAGCTACCAGGCCGCCATCCGCCAGTTCCTCGACTACGCCACCGACCCTCGCTACCAGTGGAACGACGTGTGCCTGCGGTTGTTCGGCACCCACCCAGCCCAGATCTGCTTCGAGTGGAACATGGCCGTCCACAGCGTCGAGCAGGAGGGCCGCCCCGAGGGACGCAGCCTCACCAGGGTGGAGCTGCAGCGCCTGTTCGACTTCGCCGACGACCAGGTGGCCGCCGCTCGGCAGGCGGGCAACAAGGCCTGGCTGCCTCTGCTGCGGGACGCCGCTACCTTCAAAGTGGCGTACGCCTGGGGGCTGCGCCGGCGGGAGGTGGTAATGCTCGATGTGCAGGATTTCGGCACGAACCCGCACGCCTCCGAGTTCGGCGACCGCGGCGTGGTCTACGTGCGCTGGGGAAAAGCTAACAAGGGGTCCGCCCCCAAGCGGCGCAGTGTGCTCACCGTGTTCCCGTGGTCGGTGCGGGTGGTGAACGAATGGTTGGGGACCTACCGGGACCTGTTCGACACTGCCGCCCAGAGCTCGGCGCTGTGGCCAAGCGAGCGGTCGGCCCGGGTTGGGATCATGCCAGTAGGCGCTCGCTTCGCCGAGTGGCGGGACGCGGTCGGGCTGCCCGAACAGCTAGGCATGCACTGCCTGCGCCACTCCTATGTCACCCACCTCATCGAGGATGGCAGGGATCCGCTCTTCGTCCAGCAGCAGGTCGGCCACTCCTACGCCTCGACGACGGCGCTGTACACGTCAGTATCATCAGACTTCCGCACCCGGACCGTGCGGTCGATCCTCGACGGGACGGTGACCAGGGCGCTCGCCGACGGCGCCGGGGAGGGGTCCTGA
- a CDS encoding helix-turn-helix transcriptional regulator — protein MMPRRRLNFHWHLRRLMAAHDMWKTTQLVPLLRERGVELSDTQVYRLVTDKPQRLSMPILVALCDIFECSPADLIEPYVEAAARAKKAEGGGVVEMRPSLRPERARIVDPE, from the coding sequence CTGATGCCCCGCCGCAGGCTCAACTTTCACTGGCACCTGCGCCGGCTCATGGCTGCCCACGACATGTGGAAGACGACGCAGCTTGTCCCCCTGCTGAGGGAGCGGGGCGTGGAGCTGTCCGACACCCAGGTCTACCGGCTGGTCACTGACAAGCCGCAGCGCCTGTCCATGCCAATCCTGGTTGCGCTGTGCGACATCTTCGAGTGCAGCCCGGCGGATCTGATCGAGCCCTACGTGGAGGCGGCTGCCCGAGCCAAGAAGGCGGAGGGTGGCGGCGTTGTCGAGATGCGCCCCAGCTTGCGGCCGGAGCGGGCCCGCATCGTCGACCCCGAATGA
- a CDS encoding Fis family transcriptional regulator, with product MSGPTRKARARCREDPERYRPCVRCGGCLPPYGRWPEGVVCQHCAARAKRTSGVCAGCSHQGVLPGFDADGRPICRTCSGISLPVDCLRCATEAWLYRAGTCWRCALADQVDALLAGPDGNPPMALVPLADALKGMASANSGITWLRSARVQEMLRQLASGEVALTHAAIDALPASRTVEHMRELLVAHGALPGRDRYLAAFQRWCAPKLASVADPEHRRAVEAFVRWHVLPHLRNHAADTAVGTNSFLRAKQSVTTAIELLEWLSQRGRSLAEWTQGDVDAWFAGGTSTRKLSHPFAYWAIRTRRAGRVDVPRAEPRSHPKVSESERLSSLRRLLLNDALHLHWRVAGALVLLFGQPAVRISGLRLEQLSVLDGGRVRIRIAADWLEVPEPLAVLVCTHLAARPNMQTATNATSPWVFPGVLAGRHIDPGTLVTQLRSIGVPVMATKTGTWHQLVREGPPTLLAQALGISPVTAMKHAQAAGADWLRYASLAR from the coding sequence ATGAGCGGCCCCACCCGCAAGGCGCGGGCACGCTGCCGGGAGGATCCCGAGCGCTACCGCCCCTGCGTTCGCTGCGGCGGCTGCCTGCCACCTTACGGCCGTTGGCCCGAGGGGGTTGTGTGCCAGCACTGCGCCGCCCGGGCCAAGCGTACGAGCGGCGTGTGCGCCGGCTGCAGCCACCAGGGAGTTCTTCCGGGCTTCGACGCTGACGGCAGGCCGATCTGCCGTACGTGTAGCGGCATCTCGCTGCCGGTCGACTGCCTACGCTGCGCGACCGAGGCGTGGCTGTACCGGGCCGGCACCTGCTGGCGGTGCGCCCTCGCCGACCAGGTCGACGCCCTCCTTGCCGGGCCGGACGGCAACCCGCCCATGGCCCTTGTCCCCCTGGCCGACGCACTGAAAGGCATGGCCAGCGCTAACAGCGGCATCACCTGGCTGCGGTCCGCCCGGGTCCAGGAGATGCTCCGCCAGCTCGCCAGCGGCGAGGTGGCGCTCACCCATGCCGCTATCGACGCCTTGCCGGCCTCCCGGACGGTGGAGCACATGCGGGAGCTCCTGGTGGCCCACGGAGCCCTACCCGGGCGTGACCGCTACCTGGCCGCGTTTCAGCGGTGGTGTGCGCCCAAGCTGGCCAGCGTGGCCGATCCCGAGCACCGCCGGGCCGTCGAGGCCTTTGTGCGCTGGCACGTGCTGCCCCACCTGCGCAACCATGCAGCCGACACCGCGGTGGGTACGAACTCCTTCCTCCGAGCCAAGCAGTCGGTCACCACCGCAATTGAGCTGCTGGAGTGGCTGAGCCAGCGGGGGCGGTCGCTTGCGGAGTGGACCCAGGGGGACGTAGACGCCTGGTTCGCTGGTGGCACCTCAACCCGAAAGCTCTCGCACCCGTTCGCCTACTGGGCCATCCGCACCCGGCGCGCCGGCCGGGTTGACGTGCCCCGGGCCGAGCCCCGTTCCCATCCCAAGGTCAGCGAGAGTGAGCGCCTCAGCAGTCTGCGCCGGTTGCTGCTCAACGACGCCCTCCATCTTCATTGGCGGGTCGCCGGCGCCCTTGTGTTGCTGTTCGGTCAGCCGGCCGTACGCATCTCCGGCCTGCGCCTGGAACAGCTGTCGGTGCTGGACGGCGGGAGGGTCCGGATCCGGATTGCTGCGGACTGGCTGGAGGTTCCGGAACCCCTGGCCGTCCTGGTGTGCACCCACCTCGCCGCCCGACCCAACATGCAGACCGCCACCAATGCCACGAGCCCGTGGGTCTTCCCGGGCGTGCTGGCCGGCCGCCATATCGATCCAGGCACACTGGTCACTCAGCTCCGGAGCATCGGCGTGCCGGTCATGGCGACGAAGACGGGCACCTGGCACCAGCTGGTGCGGGAGGGCCCGCCGACCTTGCTGGCGCAGGCCCTGGGGATTTCGCCCGTGACGGCCATGAAGCACGCGCAGGCCGCCGGCGCCGACTGGTTGCGCTACGCCAGCCTTGCCAGGTGA
- a CDS encoding RHS repeat-associated core domain-containing protein: MGQRTTSTDRADCLWSGSARLGPSSTTRTSWVHEGVDQLVGRHGHHLRCLRSLTASTGSVSNPFGFAGQYTDAETGLVYLRSRYYDPATAQFLSRDPLAALTREAYGYVGGNPLNATDLNGFNCIPTGPLNGTATAGPGGSPLPLLGGIAENAGIAVVYQESSLTDYYPRMPLSVEAFLVLMLGGLVVGVGAYFASHERPSRTSVLKAAGAGAVSGFLLWIFAMLMSALH, translated from the coding sequence ATGGGTCAACGGACTACGTCTACGGACCGGGCGGACTGCCTCTGGAGCGGCTCAGCTCGCCTGGGACCCTCTTCTACCACCAGGACCAGTTGGGTTCACGAGGGCGTTGACCAACTCGTCGGGCGTCACGGTCACCACCTTCGATGCCTACGGTCACTGACGGCCTCGACGGGTTCCGTATCGAACCCCTTCGGTTTCGCGGGGCAATATACAGACGCCGAAACCGGCCTCGTTTATCTCCGTTCCCGCTACTACGACCCCGCAACCGCGCAGTTCCTGAGCAGGGATCCGCTAGCAGCCCTGACGCGGGAGGCCTACGGCTACGTAGGGGGGAATCCCCTGAACGCGACTGACCTGAATGGCTTCAACTGTATCCCAACGGGGCCCCTGAATGGCACCGCGACCGCAGGGCCGGGCGGATCGCCTTTGCCGCTTCTCGGCGGCATCGCCGAGAACGCCGGCATCGCGGTTGTCTATCAAGAGTCTTCCTTAACAGACTACTATCCGAGAATGCCGCTCTCCGTTGAAGCTTTCTTGGTCCTGATGTTAGGGGGATTGGTCGTGGGAGTTGGGGCTTACTTCGCCTCTCACGAAAGGCCCTCGCGAACGAGTGTGCTTAAGGCAGCTGGCGCGGGAGCTGTCTCCGGGTTTTTGCTGTGGATATTTGCGATGCTTATGTCAGCATTGCATTAA
- a CDS encoding FAD-dependent monooxygenase, whose product MTDHAVAIVGGGPTGLMLAGELALAGVDVVVLERRASQDLDGSRSRGLHSRTIEVLDQRGIADRFLAEGTAVQIQSFAGVRLDISDFPTRHNYGLALMQSHFERILAGWVSELAVPIAREREVTGFVQDDTGVDVELAGGQSLRAGYLVGCDGGRSVVRKAAGIEFPGWDPTTSWLMAEVQMDEEPEFGMRPEGGGIGRAEDGRSIGVVVTERDVLHAGEPTLHDVREALVAVYGTDYGVHSPTRISRFTDMTRQAASYRAGRVLLAGDAAHVHPPQGGQGLNTGVQDAVNLGWKLAQVVKGTSPDHLLDTYHAEWHPVGARVLRTSMAQAPLRATDERTEALRATLTELLSMDEPRTRFAGMMCGLDIHYDLGNGHPLLGRRMPDLDLVTADGPLRVFSLLHEARPVLLNLGAPEGFDLAPWEGRVRRVDAAYAGSWELPVLGPVTPPPAVLIRPDGHVAWVGDLMDPGLPQAVAAWFGPPSSPL is encoded by the coding sequence ATGACCGACCATGCTGTGGCGATCGTCGGCGGGGGTCCGACCGGGCTCATGCTGGCGGGTGAGCTGGCCCTGGCGGGGGTCGATGTCGTGGTCCTCGAGCGCCGCGCCAGCCAGGACCTCGATGGCTCCCGCTCCCGGGGCCTGCACTCGCGCACCATCGAGGTCCTCGATCAGCGGGGCATCGCCGACCGGTTCCTTGCCGAGGGCACGGCGGTGCAGATCCAGAGCTTCGCCGGGGTCCGGCTGGACATCAGCGACTTCCCCACCCGGCACAACTACGGGCTGGCGCTGATGCAGAGCCACTTCGAGCGCATCCTGGCCGGCTGGGTGAGCGAGCTGGCGGTGCCGATCGCCCGGGAGCGTGAGGTCACCGGATTCGTCCAGGACGATACCGGGGTCGACGTCGAGCTGGCGGGCGGCCAGTCGCTCCGGGCGGGGTACCTCGTCGGGTGCGACGGAGGGCGCAGCGTGGTCCGGAAAGCGGCCGGCATCGAGTTCCCCGGGTGGGATCCGACGACCAGCTGGCTGATGGCCGAGGTCCAGATGGACGAGGAGCCGGAGTTCGGCATGCGCCCTGAGGGCGGCGGCATCGGCCGGGCGGAGGACGGCCGGTCGATCGGGGTCGTGGTCACCGAGCGCGACGTCCTCCACGCCGGCGAGCCCACCCTGCACGATGTCCGCGAGGCACTCGTCGCCGTCTACGGCACCGACTACGGCGTGCACAGCCCAACCCGGATCTCCCGCTTCACCGACATGACCCGGCAGGCGGCGTCCTACCGCGCGGGACGGGTGCTGCTGGCGGGCGACGCCGCCCACGTGCACCCGCCGCAAGGCGGACAGGGACTCAACACCGGGGTGCAGGACGCCGTGAACCTCGGATGGAAGCTGGCCCAGGTGGTCAAGGGGACGTCGCCCGACCACCTGCTGGACACCTACCACGCCGAATGGCACCCGGTCGGTGCCCGCGTGCTGCGCACTTCCATGGCCCAGGCTCCGCTCCGGGCAACGGACGAGCGCACCGAGGCGTTGCGCGCGACCCTGACCGAGCTGCTGAGCATGGACGAGCCCCGCACGCGGTTCGCCGGCATGATGTGCGGCCTGGACATCCACTACGACCTCGGGAACGGGCACCCGCTCCTCGGGCGCCGCATGCCGGATCTCGACCTGGTCACCGCCGACGGCCCGCTCCGCGTGTTCAGCCTGCTGCACGAAGCCCGCCCCGTGCTGCTGAACCTCGGTGCCCCCGAGGGCTTTGACCTGGCGCCCTGGGAAGGCCGCGTGCGACGGGTCGATGCCGCCTACGCCGGCTCGTGGGAGCTCCCGGTGCTCGGCCCGGTCACCCCTCCCCCGGCCGTGCTGATCCGTCCCGACGGGCACGTCGCCTGGGTGGGCGATCTGATGGACCCGGGCCTGCCCCAGGCCGTGGCGGCCTGGTTCGGGCCACCTTCCTCCCCATTGTGA
- a CDS encoding MFS transporter produces MSTTDQTGEAAPHPAAPAEDPKRWWTLGVLCLSLTLIVANNASLSVNLPSLQKALHASDSSLQWIVDAYSLIFAGLLLPAGALTDRYGRKTALQLGLVVLAVASLVAMGATSSWELIVLRGVMGAGAAFIMPGTLSILTNVFSHEERGKAIAIWAGFAGFGGILGPLVAGYLLDHYYWGSAFAINIPIVAVALLAGAFLVPNSKDPRDTTLDPAGTLLTVTGLTILLYGIIEGPGRGWRSGPVLATLAVGAILLVGFVAWELRNPDPMLDIRLFRNPNMAIGAGTIALQYFALYGLFFVILQYYQLSHGYAPLKSALATVPIGVLSMVGAPLSARLVRRLGPRIVVGTGLLASAAGFLVLSRATPTTSLAVLIPGECLIGLGLGQTTAPSTTLIMSAVRRAKSGIGSAVNDTSRELGGALGIAVLGSILNSVYQGRILHRVPPLPGPVAATVRTSVSGAIQSAASLPAQTGRAVAHAAQVTFAQAFSSAMIGGAIMLLVTAGLVWKFQRSDRLAKPVEQ; encoded by the coding sequence ATGAGTACGACTGACCAGACGGGAGAGGCCGCCCCGCATCCCGCAGCCCCGGCGGAGGACCCCAAACGCTGGTGGACGCTGGGCGTGCTCTGCCTGAGCCTGACGTTGATCGTCGCCAACAACGCCTCGCTCAGCGTCAACCTGCCGAGCCTGCAGAAGGCCCTGCACGCCAGCGACAGCAGCCTCCAGTGGATCGTGGACGCCTACAGCCTGATTTTCGCCGGGCTGCTGCTCCCCGCCGGGGCGCTGACCGACCGCTACGGGCGCAAGACCGCCCTCCAGCTGGGCCTGGTGGTGCTGGCCGTTGCCTCCCTCGTTGCCATGGGGGCGACCAGCTCCTGGGAGCTGATCGTGCTGCGGGGGGTCATGGGCGCCGGGGCGGCATTCATCATGCCGGGCACGCTGTCGATCCTCACCAACGTCTTCTCGCACGAGGAACGGGGCAAGGCCATCGCGATCTGGGCGGGCTTCGCCGGTTTCGGCGGCATCCTGGGACCCCTGGTCGCCGGGTACCTGCTCGACCACTACTACTGGGGATCGGCCTTCGCCATCAACATCCCGATCGTGGCCGTCGCCCTGCTGGCGGGGGCGTTCCTGGTCCCCAACTCCAAGGACCCGCGGGACACCACCCTCGACCCGGCGGGCACGCTGCTGACCGTCACCGGGCTGACGATCCTGCTTTACGGGATCATCGAGGGGCCCGGGCGGGGCTGGCGGTCCGGGCCGGTCCTGGCGACCCTGGCGGTGGGCGCCATCCTGCTGGTGGGCTTCGTCGCCTGGGAGCTGCGCAACCCGGACCCCATGCTGGACATCCGGCTGTTCCGCAACCCCAACATGGCGATCGGGGCGGGAACGATCGCCCTGCAGTACTTCGCGCTCTACGGGCTCTTCTTCGTCATCCTGCAGTACTACCAGCTGTCCCACGGGTACGCCCCGCTGAAGAGCGCCCTCGCCACGGTACCGATCGGGGTGCTCTCGATGGTCGGGGCGCCCCTGTCCGCCCGGCTCGTGCGCCGCCTGGGCCCGCGCATCGTCGTCGGTACCGGCCTGCTGGCGAGCGCCGCCGGGTTCCTCGTGCTGTCGCGGGCCACCCCCACGACCTCGCTGGCGGTCCTGATCCCCGGGGAGTGCCTCATCGGCCTCGGCCTGGGGCAGACGACAGCCCCCTCGACCACGCTGATCATGTCGGCCGTCCGGCGGGCGAAGTCCGGCATCGGCTCGGCGGTCAACGACACCTCCCGGGAGCTGGGTGGCGCCCTCGGGATCGCGGTGCTGGGATCGATCCTCAACTCCGTCTACCAGGGTCGGATCCTGCACCGGGTGCCTCCCCTCCCGGGGCCGGTGGCGGCCACGGTCCGGACCTCAGTGAGCGGGGCCATCCAGTCGGCGGCATCCCTTCCTGCCCAGACCGGGCGTGCCGTCGCCCACGCCGCCCAGGTGACCTTCGCGCAGGCGTTTTCGTCCGCGATGATCGGCGGGGCCATCATGCTCCTGGTGACCGCGGGGCTGGTGTGGAAGTTCCAGCGCTCCGACCGTCTGGCGAAGCCGGTCGAGCAGTAA
- a CDS encoding toxin-antitoxin system antitoxin subunit: MTVSVDETIVKAAEAAVAEGRAPSLSAWVAAAMADRARRESLASVLADIRADLGPPTDDETAWARTVLGL, encoded by the coding sequence GTGACCGTTTCGGTGGACGAGACGATCGTAAAGGCAGCAGAGGCCGCCGTGGCCGAGGGCCGGGCACCGTCGCTGAGCGCCTGGGTGGCGGCTGCCATGGCGGATCGGGCCCGGCGCGAGTCCCTGGCCTCGGTCCTTGCCGACATCCGTGCCGACCTGGGCCCGCCCACCGACGACGAGACAGCATGGGCGAGAACCGTCCTCGGCCTGTAG
- a CDS encoding DUF899 family protein produces MGITFPGESDDDRAARKRLLAAEFDLRRATERVAELRRALPPGGTIPEDFLFDGAYPGQAPAPVAMSELFEGGKPSLVIYSFMFPRDPGDRRPGPARGKTALLPLIAGPCPSCVALIDQLEGAAEHAAPLINLAIAVRAPLPLVLEFAEVRGWRRIRLLSTAGNTYSADYHAVTPEGRPVPMLNVFTRDGDAVRHFWGSELFYEPAEPGQDPRHVGTLEPFWNLLDLTPEGRRPDWGELLAYGPEG; encoded by the coding sequence ATGGGCATCACCTTCCCGGGCGAGTCTGACGACGACCGGGCGGCCCGGAAGCGGTTGCTGGCGGCCGAGTTCGACCTGCGCCGGGCGACGGAACGGGTGGCCGAGCTGCGCCGGGCCCTGCCGCCGGGCGGCACCATCCCGGAGGACTTCCTCTTCGACGGCGCCTATCCCGGCCAGGCGCCCGCCCCCGTCGCCATGTCGGAACTCTTCGAGGGCGGCAAGCCTTCGCTGGTCATCTACAGCTTCATGTTCCCCCGCGACCCCGGGGATCGAAGACCCGGGCCTGCTCGAGGAAAGACCGCGCTCCTGCCGCTGATCGCGGGTCCCTGCCCGTCCTGCGTGGCGTTGATCGACCAGCTCGAGGGGGCGGCCGAGCACGCCGCCCCGCTCATCAACCTGGCGATTGCCGTCCGGGCTCCCCTGCCGCTCGTGCTGGAGTTCGCCGAGGTCCGGGGATGGCGCAGGATCCGGTTGCTGTCTACGGCAGGCAACACCTACAGCGCCGACTACCACGCCGTCACGCCCGAGGGCCGCCCGGTGCCGATGCTCAATGTCTTCACCCGGGACGGGGACGCGGTCCGGCACTTCTGGGGATCGGAGCTCTTCTACGAACCGGCGGAGCCAGGCCAGGACCCGCGCCACGTCGGGACGCTTGAACCGTTCTGGAACCTGCTCGACCTCACCCCGGAAGGTCGCCGACCAGACTGGGGTGAGCTCCTGGCCTACGGGCCGGAGGGTTGA
- a CDS encoding DinB family protein, with protein MSPAGESPALAQLQWVIGFHDWARPRITTAARALSDEALRRPGAIPDGNEDGSLAAAIAHVLGAETVWFRRWQGDAFAPLPGAADYPTMDDVREHWEQLEQRRRAWLDHLTEADIAREVTYRSATRDVVERFPLWQTILHLSNHTSHHRGEVAAALSGLGSPPESVDVIDYMRSLTP; from the coding sequence ATGAGCCCGGCCGGGGAGTCCCCCGCACTCGCCCAGTTGCAATGGGTCATCGGCTTCCACGACTGGGCCCGCCCGCGCATCACCACCGCCGCCCGGGCCCTGAGCGATGAGGCGCTCCGGCGTCCGGGCGCGATCCCAGACGGCAACGAGGACGGGTCGCTGGCGGCCGCCATTGCCCATGTCCTGGGCGCCGAGACGGTCTGGTTCCGTCGCTGGCAGGGCGATGCCTTCGCTCCCCTCCCGGGCGCTGCCGACTACCCCACGATGGACGACGTGCGGGAGCACTGGGAGCAACTCGAACAGCGCCGCCGGGCATGGCTTGACCACCTGACCGAGGCCGACATAGCCCGGGAGGTGACCTACCGCAGCGCCACCCGGGACGTCGTGGAGCGGTTCCCCCTTTGGCAGACGATCCTGCACCTGTCGAACCACACCTCCCACCACCGGGGCGAGGTGGCGGCCGCCCTGAGCGGCCTCGGCTCGCCGCCCGAGAGCGTCGACGTCATCGACTACATGCGGTCCCTGACGCCGTAG